A stretch of Pseudomonas taetrolens DNA encodes these proteins:
- a CDS encoding FAS1-like dehydratase domain-containing protein, whose amino-acid sequence MTVSASPTDFSAWIGRTEEAYDVLSRNLVKRIAATFGETTPADGEPLPPLWQWCFFQEPVFETLLGGDGHPARGGFLPPADTRNRMWAGGRVEFIEPLRVGADAHRLSTILQIEEKHGRTGSLLFVTVRHDYSQQGQLCVREEQDIVYREPNPPKLNSGAAPAPGDWSETIAPTPTLLFRYSAVTFNGHRIHYDYPYATGTEGYPDLVVHGPMIATFNLRAFIRANPGKRVRHFAYRGVRPLNVPTPFQVGGRLVEAGKAQLWAGNAAGVAQSAEVVFD is encoded by the coding sequence ATGACAGTTTCAGCTTCACCGACGGATTTCAGTGCCTGGATCGGCCGCACGGAAGAGGCCTATGACGTGCTGAGCCGCAACCTGGTCAAACGCATCGCCGCGACCTTCGGCGAAACCACGCCCGCCGATGGCGAGCCGTTGCCGCCGCTGTGGCAGTGGTGTTTTTTCCAGGAACCGGTGTTTGAAACACTACTGGGCGGCGATGGTCATCCGGCACGGGGCGGCTTCCTGCCCCCCGCCGACACCCGCAATCGCATGTGGGCCGGTGGCCGGGTCGAGTTCATCGAGCCGCTCAGGGTCGGTGCCGACGCCCACCGCTTGTCGACCATCCTGCAGATCGAGGAAAAACACGGCCGTACCGGTTCGCTGTTGTTCGTCACGGTCCGGCACGACTACTCGCAGCAGGGCCAGCTGTGCGTGCGCGAAGAACAGGACATCGTCTACCGCGAACCCAACCCGCCCAAGCTCAACAGCGGCGCTGCCCCGGCACCCGGCGACTGGAGTGAAACCATCGCACCGACGCCCACCCTGCTGTTTCGCTACTCTGCCGTGACCTTCAATGGCCACCGCATTCATTACGACTATCCCTATGCCACGGGGACCGAGGGCTACCCGGACCTGGTGGTGCACGGACCGATGATCGCCACCTTCAATCTGCGCGCCTTCATCCGCGCCAACCCCGGCAAACGCGTACGGCATTTCGCTTATCGAGGCGTACGTCCGCTGAACGTGCCGACGCCCTTCCAGGTCGGCGGCCGTCTCGTCGAGGCAGGCAAAGCGCAATTGTGGGCGGGCAACGCGGCAGGCGTGGCCCAGAGCGCCGAGGTCGTTTTCGACTGA
- a CDS encoding LysR family transcriptional regulator — protein sequence MHFDLADLRLFIHIGESPSLTQGARRAFLSPAAASARIKALEGQLGTRLLYRDSRGVELTPAGQKLLRHARLIMSQVDYLKAEFTHFGTDSAGHIRIFANTTAVTEFLPEVLAGFLAKRPGVTVDLQERLSRDIVRGVLDGSTDMGIIAGPVEATGLQVIHFSTDRLVLTVPVGHELATHKKVTLKETLAFQHIGLHEGSTLLSFLRDHVERLGLSLSLRIQVSSFEAICRMVEAGVGIGVLPESAAMRHSRTMQLVTIELDEPWAVRERSILVRELDALPGTVRALIATLMPERSGAP from the coding sequence ATGCACTTCGACCTGGCTGATTTGCGTCTTTTCATTCATATCGGTGAGTCGCCGAGCCTGACTCAGGGGGCTCGCCGCGCGTTTCTCTCACCGGCTGCCGCCAGCGCCCGGATCAAGGCACTTGAAGGCCAGCTCGGCACCCGCCTGCTCTACCGCGACAGTCGAGGCGTGGAACTTACGCCGGCGGGGCAGAAGCTGCTCAGGCATGCACGCTTGATCATGAGTCAGGTGGACTACCTGAAAGCCGAGTTCACTCATTTCGGCACTGATTCGGCCGGGCACATTCGCATTTTTGCCAATACCACGGCAGTGACCGAGTTTCTGCCGGAGGTGCTGGCGGGCTTTCTCGCCAAACGACCCGGCGTGACGGTGGACCTGCAAGAACGTTTGTCCCGGGATATCGTGCGCGGCGTGCTGGATGGCAGCACCGACATGGGGATCATTGCCGGCCCGGTCGAGGCGACCGGTTTGCAGGTGATTCACTTCAGCACCGACCGTCTGGTGCTCACCGTGCCCGTGGGGCATGAGCTGGCGACCCACAAGAAAGTCACACTGAAAGAAACCCTGGCGTTTCAGCACATCGGCTTGCATGAAGGCAGCACCTTGCTGAGCTTCCTGCGCGACCACGTTGAACGGCTCGGTCTGAGCCTGTCATTGAGGATCCAGGTCTCCAGCTTCGAAGCGATCTGCCGCATGGTGGAAGCCGGGGTTGGCATCGGTGTCCTCCCTGAATCGGCGGCCATGCGCCACAGTCGGACCATGCAACTGGTCACCATTGAACTCGACGAACCCTGGGCCGTGCGCGAACGCAGCATCCTGGTGCGTGAACTCGATGCATTGCCGGGCACCGTACGGGCGTTGATCGCAACGTTGATGCCCGAGCGCTCCGGGGCGCCTTGA
- a CDS encoding FAD-dependent oxidoreductase has product MHNNEYMQCDVLVVGSGASGLATAVTAAELGLDVIVVEKEPVLGGTSAWSGGWLWIPRNPLAVTEGIVEELEQSRTYLRNELHCDVLDPRVEAFLEQGPKMVEFFQHRTEVQFFSGSRMPDFHTSEGFAKGGRSVCAQPYDGRRLGPWIKKLRRPLDIISLRGMGIAGGADLNHLLNARRSASSMLYASKRLLRHTRDMLCHSRGMHLVNGNALIARLLKSAVDRQVRLLTDTPVRKLLREGERVIGAQVERTAQVIEIRARRGVVLACGGFPHDQQRIASLFPHAPNGTEHLSAAPKGNTGDGLRLGESVGACIPSDMPHAAAWAPVSRVPREDGGFSGFPHLMERAKPGFLAVRRNGQRFVNEADSYHDYMCALFKATGPGEAPASWLICDHRAQRRYGLGWSRPLPFPTVPYVRAGYLYKAPSLAELAHQCGIDAQQLALTVSTFNQAAEKGFDPLFHRGESLYNKAQGDSLHAPNPSLGSLRQAPFYAVKLVLGSLGTFTGLHTDVSARVLNLHQQPIPGLFAVGNDMNSIMNGYYPSGGITLGPGMTFGYIAGQTLACQPEEA; this is encoded by the coding sequence ATGCACAACAATGAATACATGCAGTGTGATGTCCTGGTAGTGGGTTCTGGTGCCTCAGGCCTGGCAACGGCAGTCACCGCCGCCGAACTCGGTCTTGATGTGATTGTGGTTGAAAAAGAGCCCGTACTCGGAGGCACCAGCGCTTGGTCGGGCGGCTGGTTATGGATCCCCCGAAACCCGCTGGCGGTAACCGAAGGGATAGTTGAAGAGCTCGAGCAATCTCGAACGTATCTGCGCAACGAACTGCACTGCGATGTGCTCGACCCTCGGGTAGAGGCCTTCCTTGAACAGGGTCCAAAGATGGTCGAGTTTTTTCAGCATCGCACAGAAGTTCAGTTTTTTTCCGGCAGCAGGATGCCTGACTTCCACACGAGCGAAGGTTTCGCCAAAGGTGGTCGTTCGGTTTGCGCCCAACCCTACGATGGTCGACGGCTCGGCCCCTGGATCAAAAAGCTGCGACGACCACTGGATATCATTAGCCTGCGCGGAATGGGCATTGCCGGCGGGGCTGACCTCAATCATCTTCTCAATGCCCGCCGCTCTGCGAGCTCCATGCTGTACGCCAGCAAGCGCCTGTTGCGTCATACCCGTGACATGCTCTGCCATAGCAGGGGCATGCATTTGGTAAACGGTAATGCTCTGATAGCCCGGCTGCTAAAAAGTGCAGTGGACCGCCAGGTTCGACTGCTGACCGATACACCAGTACGAAAGCTGCTTCGCGAAGGTGAGCGTGTAATCGGGGCGCAGGTGGAGCGAACAGCCCAGGTGATAGAAATCCGCGCACGAAGGGGGGTCGTATTGGCCTGTGGCGGGTTCCCCCACGATCAGCAGCGTATTGCCAGCCTGTTTCCCCATGCTCCGAATGGCACCGAACACTTGAGCGCGGCGCCTAAGGGCAATACAGGCGATGGCTTGCGCCTGGGCGAAAGTGTCGGAGCCTGTATTCCATCCGACATGCCGCATGCCGCCGCCTGGGCTCCGGTCTCTCGTGTGCCACGAGAAGATGGTGGTTTCAGCGGCTTTCCACATTTGATGGAACGGGCAAAACCGGGTTTCCTCGCGGTGCGTCGGAACGGCCAACGGTTTGTCAACGAAGCCGACTCTTACCACGACTATATGTGTGCCCTGTTCAAGGCCACCGGCCCGGGAGAAGCACCTGCGTCATGGCTAATCTGCGACCACCGCGCACAACGTCGCTACGGCTTGGGCTGGTCCAGGCCATTGCCGTTTCCAACAGTGCCCTATGTACGTGCAGGCTATTTGTACAAGGCGCCGAGCCTGGCCGAACTGGCTCACCAATGCGGGATTGATGCGCAACAATTGGCACTCACGGTCAGCACCTTTAATCAGGCCGCCGAAAAAGGCTTCGATCCTCTATTCCATCGGGGTGAGTCGTTGTATAACAAAGCGCAAGGGGACAGCCTCCATGCGCCCAACCCGTCCCTTGGCAGCCTGCGCCAGGCACCGTTTTATGCAGTAAAGTTGGTTCTTGGTAGCCTGGGTACGTTCACCGGGTTGCACACCGATGTCAGTGCCCGAGTATTGAACCTGCATCAGCAGCCCATTCCCGGGTTATTCGCGGTAGGCAACGACATGAACAGCATCATGAACGGGTACTACCCAAGCGGAGGCATCACCCTCGGCCCGGGAATGACCTTTGGTTACATCGCGGGACAGACACTTGCCTGCCAACCCGAGGAAGCCTAA
- a CDS encoding MFS transporter, which produces MSALLSINVDQFINTQPMSRLQWRMVMLCFLVIALDGFDTAIMGFIAPELIREWAVSTLSLGPVMSAALIGVAMGALIAGPLADRLGRKPVLISAVAFFGTLTLASAFAPNLEWMVILRLLAGLGLGAAMPNASTIVSEYTPLHQRSILITVVLSGFTFGAAAGGFISAFMIPLFGWQSVLLVGGLLPLLALPLLIVSVPESLRWLVARRPAHHRQRSARIVQRLAPGISNEHTRFTADEVEHPLSSPVSRILSKGFFSGTLLLWLTYFMGLFLVYLLGSWLPTLIKNNGLSVSNAALITALFQFGGTFGSLFLGWFIDRSNPHRTLAIAYLLGGLAIYLIGTASHGFALFALLAAAAGFCMNGANACMYALAANFYPTQARATGVSWMRGIGGLGSIASGFAGAHMLSAGWTFATVFSALAVPALIAGIAVFLKGCLTSPASLAQPHTLTR; this is translated from the coding sequence ATGAGCGCCTTGCTGTCGATCAATGTCGACCAATTCATCAACACTCAACCCATGAGTCGTCTGCAATGGCGAATGGTGATGCTATGTTTCCTAGTCATTGCACTGGATGGTTTCGATACTGCCATCATGGGCTTCATCGCCCCCGAGCTGATCCGCGAATGGGCCGTCAGCACACTCAGCCTGGGCCCGGTCATGAGCGCTGCATTGATAGGGGTGGCTATGGGAGCCCTGATTGCCGGCCCATTGGCTGACCGGCTGGGGCGCAAACCGGTACTGATCAGCGCTGTGGCATTTTTCGGTACCCTCACGCTCGCCTCGGCCTTCGCCCCAAACCTCGAGTGGATGGTCATCCTGCGGCTGCTGGCCGGTCTTGGGCTGGGTGCGGCCATGCCCAATGCCAGCACCATTGTCAGTGAGTACACACCGCTCCATCAGCGCTCGATACTGATAACCGTCGTGCTGAGCGGTTTCACTTTCGGCGCTGCAGCCGGTGGATTCATCTCGGCATTCATGATTCCTCTTTTCGGCTGGCAAAGCGTGCTGCTGGTGGGAGGACTGTTGCCTCTGCTGGCATTGCCTCTGTTAATCGTCAGCGTACCGGAATCTTTACGCTGGCTCGTTGCCCGGCGCCCCGCGCACCACCGCCAACGCAGTGCCCGGATCGTGCAGCGTTTGGCACCAGGTATCTCGAACGAGCACACACGTTTCACTGCTGACGAGGTAGAGCACCCTCTCTCCAGCCCGGTCAGCCGGATACTCTCCAAGGGGTTTTTCTCTGGAACCCTGCTGCTATGGTTGACCTATTTCATGGGGCTGTTTCTGGTCTACCTACTCGGGAGCTGGTTGCCCACGCTGATTAAAAACAATGGCCTGAGTGTCAGCAACGCCGCGCTGATCACAGCCCTGTTCCAGTTTGGCGGGACCTTCGGCTCCCTGTTTCTCGGGTGGTTCATTGACCGTAGCAACCCGCACCGCACCCTGGCCATCGCTTACCTTCTGGGAGGACTAGCTATTTACCTGATCGGTACCGCCAGCCACGGCTTTGCCCTATTTGCCCTGCTGGCGGCGGCAGCCGGGTTTTGCATGAACGGTGCCAATGCTTGTATGTATGCGCTAGCAGCCAACTTCTACCCCACACAAGCTCGTGCCACAGGCGTCAGCTGGATGCGTGGCATAGGAGGGCTCGGTTCCATAGCCAGCGGCTTCGCCGGGGCTCATATGCTCAGTGCCGGATGGACATTCGCAACCGTCTTCTCGGCTCTGGCGGTACCGGCCCTGATCGCCGGTATCGCGGTGTTCCTCAAGGGCTGCCTGACCTCTCCCGCCAGCCTGGCCCAACCCCACACTCTCACTCGGTAA
- a CDS encoding NIPSNAP family protein, whose amino-acid sequence MYYELRTYTLKPTKLGDWLALYKSAALPVQEEYLGNLIGFFSTEFGEANQVVHIWAYASLDDRIARRTAMAADPRWQAFSRQNKELDAIVSLHSKLLRPTDFSPLK is encoded by the coding sequence ATGTACTACGAACTACGCACCTACACGCTTAAGCCCACCAAGCTGGGTGACTGGCTGGCCCTGTATAAAAGTGCCGCACTGCCCGTCCAGGAAGAGTACCTGGGAAACCTGATCGGCTTCTTCAGCACCGAATTTGGTGAAGCCAATCAAGTGGTACACATCTGGGCCTATGCCAGCCTCGATGACCGCATTGCCCGACGAACAGCCATGGCGGCCGACCCGCGCTGGCAGGCTTTCTCACGGCAGAACAAAGAGCTGGATGCCATCGTAAGCCTGCACTCGAAACTGCTGCGACCGACTGACTTTTCACCGCTGAAATAA
- a CDS encoding FAD-dependent oxidoreductase — MNTTLPSSLKNASPGYDVIVLGSGAAGFAAAVTASSRGLKVLLVEKTETFGGTSAISGGAVWLHDTDQARAAGLHLPPEQMRLYLQEVIGAGYNPELIEAFIQQGREALRYLEAHSELKYSLRPLSPDYYPDLPGGTLTGRALEIDEYDGRRLGEHFKDLKRPPDGMLLFGGMMVNRVDIQHFLSIKRSSKSFWHCLKLMGRYAFDRLGHPRGTRLTVGNALIARLASTALANGVDLWLETTPESLLVEHGRVCGVRVTRHGQTHSLLARGGVVLAMGGFAASPQAAEQRPATASEHWTMSPPGNMGDGQQLAASVNAAIGENLAANFFWAPVSVLRKADGSLERFPHLVTDRAKPGVIAVNLYGRRFVNESDSYHCFVEAMFANGGANAPCWLICDAHALNTYGLGLARPRPVDNQALIEAGYLLRADSLTELAHITGIDSVNLQQTLRQYNADAEQGVDRQFGKGSTAYNRYMGDPLHHPNPCLRPLSKAPYYAIRLFTGDLGSARGLVTNGQANVLNRHGAPIPGLYAAGNEMNSIMNGTYPGPGITLGPGITFGYLAASHIAHQLDETASPQSHTGENHVLRTTHLHA, encoded by the coding sequence ATGAACACGACCCTTCCCTCCTCTTTGAAAAATGCCAGTCCGGGATACGATGTAATCGTCCTGGGCAGCGGTGCCGCAGGTTTCGCGGCGGCAGTGACCGCCAGCAGCCGAGGTCTCAAGGTCCTGCTGGTGGAAAAAACCGAGACCTTCGGCGGCACTTCGGCCATTTCCGGTGGCGCCGTATGGTTGCACGATACCGACCAGGCCCGCGCAGCAGGGCTTCACCTCCCCCCCGAGCAGATGCGCCTTTATCTGCAGGAAGTTATCGGTGCCGGCTACAACCCGGAATTGATCGAAGCGTTTATCCAACAAGGACGTGAAGCCCTGCGTTACCTGGAAGCTCACAGTGAGCTCAAGTACAGCTTGCGTCCCCTGTCGCCTGACTACTACCCGGATCTGCCCGGCGGAACGCTGACCGGCCGCGCGCTTGAAATCGACGAGTACGACGGACGTCGACTGGGCGAGCATTTCAAGGATCTGAAACGCCCGCCTGACGGCATGCTGTTGTTTGGTGGCATGATGGTCAATCGTGTCGATATCCAGCACTTTCTCAGTATCAAGCGCTCGTCAAAGTCCTTCTGGCACTGCCTGAAACTGATGGGTCGTTATGCGTTCGATCGCCTCGGCCATCCACGTGGCACACGCTTGACCGTGGGCAATGCACTCATTGCCCGATTGGCCAGCACTGCATTGGCCAACGGTGTAGATCTGTGGCTGGAGACAACGCCTGAGTCGCTGCTCGTCGAGCACGGCAGGGTCTGCGGTGTCCGGGTTACTCGGCATGGCCAGACCCATTCGCTGCTCGCTCGAGGTGGCGTAGTACTGGCCATGGGTGGCTTTGCGGCCAGCCCGCAGGCCGCAGAACAGCGACCGGCCACCGCTTCGGAACACTGGACCATGTCGCCACCCGGCAACATGGGTGACGGACAGCAACTTGCCGCGTCAGTCAACGCGGCAATTGGCGAAAACCTCGCAGCAAACTTCTTTTGGGCGCCGGTCTCAGTACTGCGCAAGGCCGACGGCAGCCTGGAACGGTTCCCGCACCTTGTGACCGACCGAGCCAAGCCCGGGGTGATCGCAGTTAACCTCTACGGCCGGCGCTTCGTCAATGAGTCCGACTCCTATCACTGCTTCGTCGAAGCCATGTTTGCCAACGGCGGTGCCAATGCGCCCTGCTGGCTGATCTGCGATGCCCATGCTCTGAACACATACGGTTTGGGCCTGGCACGCCCCCGGCCCGTCGACAACCAGGCGCTGATCGAGGCCGGTTACCTGCTACGCGCCGACAGCCTGACCGAACTGGCCCACATCACCGGCATTGATAGCGTCAATCTGCAACAGACCCTGCGGCAGTACAACGCCGACGCAGAACAAGGCGTAGACCGTCAATTCGGCAAAGGCAGCACCGCCTACAACCGATATATGGGTGACCCTTTACACCACCCCAATCCATGTCTTAGACCGCTGTCCAAAGCCCCCTACTACGCCATCCGGCTATTCACCGGTGATCTCGGTTCAGCCCGGGGGCTGGTCACCAACGGCCAGGCCAACGTACTGAATCGACACGGAGCTCCTATTCCCGGGCTCTACGCCGCCGGCAATGAAATGAACTCGATCATGAACGGCACCTACCCTGGCCCCGGTATCACCCTTGGCCCCGGCATCACGTTTGGCTACCTGGCGGCGAGCCATATCGCCCATCAGCTCGATGAAACCGCTTCCCCCCAATCCCACACTGGAGAGAACCATGTACTACGAACTACGCACCTACACGCTTAA
- a CDS encoding shikimate dehydrogenase family protein: MIQGSTELVAIVGSPIAQVKSPENFNRWFAEHQPNIAMLAIDLQQDVLDDFIRTLRGWQNLRGCVVTVPYKQLLASRLDLLSERSNALRSINVIRREADGRLVGDIVDGEGFLNAARQQGFNARDTQVMLIGTGGVGSAIAYSLCQAGASHIVISDLSQERVKALEDLLRDAFPKVVIGTYPITLAHFDLVVNASPVGMGATDNGPMPLPGDLMETLSATTLVADVVTSPSITPFLAFAQRMGCPIQTGPEMALAQLGNLGHFMGVTPLEI, encoded by the coding sequence ATGATTCAAGGTTCGACTGAACTGGTCGCCATCGTCGGCTCACCCATTGCACAGGTGAAGTCACCGGAAAACTTCAACCGCTGGTTCGCCGAGCACCAGCCCAATATCGCCATGCTCGCCATTGATCTGCAGCAGGACGTGCTGGATGACTTCATCCGGACCCTGCGCGGGTGGCAGAACCTGCGCGGTTGCGTGGTCACTGTCCCTTACAAACAACTGCTCGCCAGCCGCCTTGACCTCCTCAGCGAACGTTCGAATGCCCTGCGCTCGATCAATGTAATCCGTCGCGAGGCCGATGGGCGTCTGGTGGGTGACATCGTGGACGGCGAAGGTTTTCTCAATGCCGCACGCCAGCAGGGTTTCAATGCCCGCGACACACAAGTGATGTTGATTGGTACCGGTGGCGTCGGCAGCGCGATTGCTTATTCGCTGTGCCAGGCCGGGGCCAGCCATATCGTTATAAGCGACCTCAGCCAGGAGCGCGTCAAGGCACTCGAAGATCTGCTGCGTGACGCCTTTCCCAAAGTTGTCATCGGCACCTACCCGATCACGCTGGCCCACTTCGACCTGGTGGTCAACGCTTCACCAGTCGGCATGGGCGCCACAGATAACGGCCCCATGCCGCTTCCGGGCGACCTGATGGAAACCCTGAGCGCCACGACGCTGGTGGCTGATGTAGTGACCTCTCCCTCCATCACACCGTTTCTTGCCTTCGCTCAACGCATGGGCTGCCCGATTCAGACTGGTCCGGAGATGGCCTTGGCCCAACTAGGCAACCTCGGTCATTTCATGGGCGTGACTCCACTGGAAATCTGA
- a CDS encoding IclR family transcriptional regulator domain-containing protein — protein sequence MKQPTIHSRDLIVGLQKGLALLQVFSQEHPRLSVPEAARLTSMTQSAARRFLLTLVHDDFVQTDGRYYWLTARALRIGQAYVDSAVLPRMLRPIVEQVARTTQEHVSVGVRDGDDIVHIVRSRYSHITSMSIRPGSRVPMYCTGSGRLWLASLSAEALDAYFSRNTPRAITPYTLTDAAQIRHEIVVSAERGYAVVDQEFEVGMRVLSVPLINREGQLQASLTLTTHASRMTITEMRERYLSALYEGQALLRPIMTL from the coding sequence ATGAAGCAGCCGACTATTCACTCACGAGACTTGATCGTAGGTTTGCAAAAGGGGCTGGCGCTGTTGCAGGTTTTTTCTCAGGAGCACCCTCGGCTGAGCGTGCCGGAGGCGGCGAGGTTGACCAGCATGACTCAAAGTGCTGCCCGGCGGTTTCTGCTGACGCTGGTGCATGATGACTTTGTGCAGACAGATGGCCGTTATTACTGGCTCACTGCCAGGGCTTTGCGCATTGGTCAGGCATATGTTGATTCTGCAGTATTGCCGCGGATGTTGCGCCCGATCGTCGAGCAGGTGGCACGGACTACACAGGAGCATGTCTCAGTGGGCGTTCGTGACGGAGATGACATTGTGCATATCGTGCGCAGTCGTTACAGCCATATCACTTCGATGTCTATCCGGCCCGGCTCACGAGTACCCATGTATTGCACGGGTAGCGGTCGACTCTGGCTGGCGAGCCTGTCAGCAGAGGCGCTCGATGCGTATTTTTCACGGAATACGCCACGAGCGATTACGCCTTACACCCTCACGGATGCAGCGCAGATCCGTCATGAGATAGTCGTTTCGGCCGAGCGTGGTTATGCAGTGGTGGATCAGGAGTTTGAAGTCGGCATGCGGGTGTTGAGTGTGCCGCTGATCAATCGGGAAGGACAGCTTCAGGCGAGCTTGACTCTCACCACACATGCCTCGCGCATGACCATAACTGAGATGCGTGAACGTTATCTTTCAGCCCTGTATGAAGGTCAGGCGTTGCTGAGACCGATCATGACACTCTGA
- a CDS encoding ABC transporter ATP-binding protein: protein MNAHVQGHAASNPIATAPALLSVDQVSLEYRTAQRVVRATHRVSFEVDPGDRFVLLGPSGCGKSTLLKAVAGFIQPCEGQIRLQGQTVAAPGPDRIVVFQEFDQLPPWKTVKQNVMFPLLASKTLKRREAEERALHYLDKVGLAAFADAYPHTLSGGMKARVAIARALAMQPKILLMDEPFAALDALTRRKMQEELLLLWEEVRFTLLFVTHSIEEALVIGNRILLLSPHPGRVRAEIHSHQYGLHSLAGVEFQQSARRIHQLLFDEGQVQDTEPELDFADIRIAY, encoded by the coding sequence ATGAACGCGCATGTGCAAGGCCACGCGGCCAGCAACCCCATCGCAACCGCTCCGGCCCTGCTGTCGGTTGACCAGGTCAGCCTCGAATACCGAACGGCGCAGCGCGTGGTCCGGGCCACTCACCGGGTCAGTTTCGAGGTGGATCCGGGTGACCGTTTTGTACTGCTCGGCCCTTCTGGCTGCGGTAAATCGACATTGCTCAAGGCCGTGGCCGGGTTTATCCAGCCCTGCGAAGGGCAGATCCGACTGCAAGGGCAAACGGTCGCCGCGCCAGGGCCGGACCGGATCGTGGTGTTTCAGGAGTTCGATCAGTTGCCGCCCTGGAAGACCGTCAAGCAGAACGTCATGTTCCCGTTGCTCGCCTCAAAAACCCTTAAGCGTCGCGAAGCCGAGGAGCGAGCACTGCACTATCTGGATAAAGTCGGCCTGGCCGCGTTTGCAGATGCCTACCCGCATACGCTGTCCGGGGGCATGAAGGCTCGCGTGGCGATTGCCCGGGCGTTGGCCATGCAACCCAAGATCCTGTTGATGGACGAACCCTTTGCGGCCCTCGACGCCCTGACCCGACGCAAGATGCAGGAGGAATTGCTGCTGCTCTGGGAAGAAGTCCGTTTCACCCTGCTGTTTGTCACGCACTCCATCGAAGAGGCCCTGGTAATCGGTAACCGGATCTTGCTGCTGTCGCCGCATCCGGGGCGGGTACGGGCCGAGATCCACAGTCATCAGTACGGTTTGCACAGCCTTGCAGGCGTTGAATTCCAGCAGTCGGCGCGGCGCATCCATCAGCTGTTGTTTGATGAGGGACAGGTTCAGGACACCGAGCCAGAACTGGATTTCGCCGATATCCGCATCGCCTATTAA
- a CDS encoding ABC transporter substrate-binding protein, with protein sequence MSKRINAVATRIGLGLSLLTSSLFAPGMAQAEGEIRIAEQFGIVYLLLNVVRDQHLIEKYGKEEGIDIKVDWTQLSGGAAVNDALLSGSIDIAGAGVGPLLTIWDRTRGKQNVKAVASLGNFPYYLVSNNPKVKTIADFTEKDRIAVPAVGVSVQSRFLQYAAAKQWGDKDFNRLDKYTLAVPHPDATAALIAGGTELTGHFSNPPFQDQALKNPNVHVVLNTYDLLGPNSPTVLFATEKFRNENPKTYKAFVDALTEAATFAQNDKGAAADTYIRVTKAKIDRADLLKIIDNPQFEFSVTPKNTYPLAEFLYRVGAIKHKPESWKDYFFQDAKPLQGS encoded by the coding sequence ATGTCCAAACGCATTAACGCTGTGGCAACCCGTATCGGCCTGGGCCTCAGCCTGCTCACCAGCAGCCTGTTTGCCCCCGGCATGGCCCAAGCCGAGGGTGAGATCCGCATCGCCGAACAGTTCGGGATCGTTTACCTGCTGCTCAATGTGGTGCGCGATCAGCATCTGATCGAAAAATATGGCAAGGAAGAAGGTATCGACATCAAGGTCGACTGGACGCAACTGTCCGGCGGTGCAGCCGTCAACGATGCGCTGCTCTCAGGCTCGATTGATATCGCGGGCGCCGGGGTTGGCCCGCTGCTGACCATCTGGGACCGCACCCGCGGCAAACAGAACGTCAAGGCCGTGGCGTCTCTGGGAAATTTCCCGTACTACCTGGTGAGCAATAACCCCAAGGTCAAAACCATCGCTGACTTTACTGAGAAAGACCGCATAGCCGTGCCCGCCGTCGGCGTTTCCGTGCAATCGCGCTTCCTGCAGTACGCCGCGGCCAAACAATGGGGAGACAAGGATTTCAACCGTCTCGACAAATACACCCTCGCCGTCCCGCACCCGGATGCTACCGCCGCATTGATCGCCGGCGGCACCGAATTGACCGGGCATTTTTCCAACCCGCCGTTCCAGGATCAGGCGCTGAAAAACCCGAATGTGCATGTCGTACTCAATACCTACGACCTGCTGGGACCAAACTCGCCCACTGTGCTGTTCGCGACCGAGAAATTTCGCAACGAGAACCCGAAAACCTATAAAGCCTTCGTTGATGCCCTGACGGAAGCTGCCACGTTTGCACAGAACGACAAAGGCGCGGCGGCGGACACTTACATCCGGGTCACCAAGGCCAAAATCGACCGCGCCGACTTACTGAAAATCATCGACAACCCGCAATTCGAATTCAGCGTCACGCCAAAAAACACCTATCCCCTGGCCGAATTTCTTTATCGCGTGGGTGCCATTAAACACAAACCTGAATCCTGGAAAGACTACTTCTTCCAGGATGCAAAACCGTTGCAAGGGAGCTGA